A window from Mesorhizobium sp. WSM2240 encodes these proteins:
- a CDS encoding hydantoinase B/oxoprolinase family protein, whose amino-acid sequence MVTSIDPITFEVLRNTFEHVCRRMTVILQKSSFSPILSENLDFSNAIYDPALRLVGQTANCPVHLAAMHFSVQAVARKFGIETLRPGDVVVLNDPYDGGTHINDVTLTMPVFYEDMLIGFAVSRGHWMDLGGGGPGGQGFGTHVAGEGLRLPPLKLYRNYEVDPDLLEILLRNTRTPHYIRGDLQAHMGALLAAEDELQATARKYGRATLLQGMDDMIRYTERIVRAEIEKIPDGVYEGADYADSDGITDAKVWARVKLTVSGSNLHVDFAGSDPQVAGAINSPFANTTAAVYTALQFFLAPDAPPNAGMFAPITLSLPDDCWLNARWPAPVVGCTTVTSGKVQSAIWQAMAKAIPDLAIAPTCADANWFVAAVRGPGGRIDVFSDIPAGGWGGTPYNDGMNVTLDPLGNCTNMPAEAAELLYPVVVEAFDLRQDSGGPGENRGGLGARFKFRFLNGGELSIETSRTIEGSPGVNGGSMSPVQVLVQEYGDGRREIIGGPRPDGTWRSPLLSSHKFGPNEAFEFLSTGGGGWGVARSRNPERVREDVIDGYISAEAARRDYGVAIDPKTLEILSDETSKLRQQA is encoded by the coding sequence TGACGGTGATTCTGCAGAAGTCATCCTTCTCGCCGATCCTTTCGGAAAATCTCGACTTTTCGAACGCGATCTATGACCCCGCGCTGCGTCTGGTCGGTCAGACTGCAAACTGCCCCGTTCATCTGGCGGCGATGCATTTCAGCGTCCAGGCCGTGGCGCGGAAGTTCGGCATCGAGACGCTTCGGCCGGGTGATGTGGTGGTGCTGAATGACCCCTATGACGGCGGCACCCACATCAACGATGTGACGCTGACCATGCCTGTCTTTTATGAAGACATGCTTATCGGTTTCGCGGTAAGCCGCGGTCACTGGATGGATCTTGGGGGGGGCGGGCCTGGTGGCCAGGGCTTCGGGACGCACGTCGCCGGTGAAGGGCTTCGGCTTCCCCCACTGAAGCTCTATCGCAACTATGAGGTCGATCCGGACCTTCTCGAAATCCTGCTGCGAAACACGCGCACGCCGCATTACATCCGCGGCGACCTGCAAGCCCACATGGGCGCTCTGCTGGCTGCCGAGGATGAACTCCAGGCTACCGCGCGCAAATACGGCCGCGCGACCCTGCTCCAGGGAATGGACGACATGATCCGCTACACCGAACGAATCGTTCGCGCAGAAATCGAAAAGATACCGGATGGTGTCTACGAAGGCGCCGACTACGCGGATTCCGATGGCATCACCGATGCCAAGGTCTGGGCGCGCGTCAAGCTGACGGTATCGGGCTCAAACCTGCACGTTGATTTCGCGGGCAGCGATCCCCAGGTTGCCGGTGCGATCAATTCGCCGTTCGCGAACACAACCGCCGCCGTGTACACTGCTTTGCAGTTCTTCCTGGCGCCTGACGCTCCGCCGAATGCCGGCATGTTTGCGCCAATCACATTGAGCCTTCCGGATGACTGCTGGCTGAATGCGCGCTGGCCCGCTCCCGTCGTCGGCTGCACCACGGTAACCTCCGGCAAAGTGCAGAGCGCGATCTGGCAGGCGATGGCAAAGGCCATTCCCGATCTTGCGATCGCTCCTACATGCGCTGATGCAAACTGGTTCGTTGCCGCGGTTCGCGGTCCCGGTGGGCGCATCGATGTCTTCTCGGACATCCCGGCGGGCGGCTGGGGCGGAACGCCGTACAATGACGGGATGAATGTGACTCTGGATCCGTTGGGCAACTGCACCAACATGCCAGCGGAAGCGGCCGAGTTGCTTTACCCAGTCGTCGTCGAAGCCTTCGACCTTCGCCAGGATTCCGGCGGCCCGGGCGAGAACCGGGGCGGTCTGGGCGCGCGGTTCAAGTTCCGCTTTCTCAATGGCGGCGAGCTTTCGATCGAGACATCCAGAACCATCGAGGGAAGCCCTGGCGTAAACGGCGGCAGCATGAGTCCCGTTCAGGTGCTGGTGCAGGAATATGGCGATGGGCGCCGCGAGATCATCGGTGGCCCGAGGCCGGATGGCACCTGGCGCTCTCCGCTTCTGTCATCCCACAAATTCGGGCCGAACGAAGCATTCGAATTCCTGTCCACAGGTGGCGGCGGCTGGGGCGTTGCGCGCTCCCGAAATCCTGAGCGTGTCCGCGAAGACGTGATCGACGGCTACATTTCGGCGGAAGCCGCACGCCGGGACTACGGCGTGGCGATCGACCCCAAAACTCTTGAAATTCTTTCAGACGAAACCTCCAAGCTGAGACAACAAGCATGA
- a CDS encoding 3-keto-5-aminohexanoate cleavage protein has protein sequence MNNEIFITCAVTGAGAGPKKNPHVPVTPEQIAADVLAVAEAGAAIAHVHVRDPETTDGSRDVKLYAEVLERVRDRNKDIIVNMTAGMGGDLVLDAEYPTKAVVGTDLVNQKTRLLHVEALRPNICTLDCGSYNVGEGNLVYISTPEQIREGAALIRGYGVKPELEVFDLGHLDFVMKLIGEGAFAEPAMIQFCLGVNWGAPATTTAMKAMADAARGADVVWSAFGVGRMQMPMVAQAVLLGGNVRVGLEDNIWLDRGVPATNVVLVQRAREIVERMGVRIMSSAATRDRLGLGAAA, from the coding sequence ATGAACAACGAAATCTTTATCACCTGTGCCGTTACCGGCGCCGGGGCGGGCCCCAAGAAGAACCCGCATGTCCCCGTGACTCCAGAGCAGATCGCGGCCGACGTCTTGGCCGTTGCCGAAGCCGGAGCCGCGATCGCGCATGTCCATGTTCGCGATCCGGAGACGACGGACGGAAGTCGCGATGTCAAACTCTATGCAGAAGTGCTTGAGCGCGTTCGTGACCGCAACAAGGACATCATCGTCAACATGACGGCGGGCATGGGCGGCGACCTCGTTCTCGACGCCGAGTATCCGACCAAGGCCGTCGTTGGCACAGATCTCGTCAACCAGAAAACCCGGCTCCTCCACGTCGAGGCGCTGCGGCCCAACATCTGCACGCTCGACTGCGGCTCATACAACGTCGGTGAAGGCAATCTGGTCTACATTTCCACGCCCGAGCAAATTCGCGAAGGTGCGGCTTTGATCCGGGGTTACGGTGTAAAACCCGAGCTCGAGGTATTCGACCTCGGCCACCTTGACTTCGTCATGAAGCTCATCGGCGAAGGCGCGTTCGCCGAGCCTGCAATGATCCAATTTTGCCTGGGCGTGAATTGGGGCGCTCCGGCCACCACGACGGCAATGAAGGCCATGGCGGACGCAGCCCGCGGCGCCGACGTTGTCTGGTCCGCCTTCGGCGTTGGCCGCATGCAGATGCCGATGGTCGCCCAGGCCGTTCTGCTTGGTGGGAACGTGCGTGTCGGTCTCGAAGACAATATCTGGCTCGACCGGGGTGTTCCGGCGACGAATGTCGTGCTTGTGCAGCGTGCGCGCGAAATCGTCGAACGCATGGGTGTGCGGATTATGTCATCCGCCGCGACCCGCGATCGCCTTGGATTGGGAGCAGCAGCATGA